ACACCGTGTACAGCCTCGACCCTCGGGCCGGGAGGCCTGTGGACGTTGAGGAGCTGGCAAGAGTGGTCGAGGAGGAGAGGCCGAGCCTGGTCGTGGTCACCGGGGGCGAGCCGCTGCTACAGAGGAGGGGCGTCAACGAGCTAGCCAGGCTCCTAGCCGGGCGGGGGTACCGGGTCCAGCTCGAGACTAACGGCACACTCCCAGCACCAGAGCCGGGGGAGCCGCTCTACCAGGTGTACCACGTCGTCTCCCCGAAGGACGTGCCAGTAGCCGTTGAGGGGGCTAGGCTCCACCCATCCTGGGTGGAGGCCTCGCGGTCCACGGGCAGGGTATGGTTCAAGTTCCTCGCCTCCAGCGAGGAGCATGTAGAAGCCGTGGCCAGGTATGTAGAGGAGAAGGGTATACCCTGGGAACGGGTCTACGTGATGCCTCTGACCAGGGAGGGCATGTCACCCGAGGAGCTGCTCGGGCTCCACAGGAGAGTGGCGAGACTAGCGCTGGACCACGGGTTCAACTTCAGCCCCCGGCTCCACCTTCTCCTCGGGCTCCGCTAGCCACGGTAGACCGGGTAGCTGCCGAGCACGTGGAGGAACAGGCTCCGCGCCTTCGCCTCCTCCAGCGCCTCCGCGACGCGGTTGTCGAGCCTGCTACCCTCCAAGTCTATGTAGAAGTTGTAGTGCCAAGGCTTCCCCTGTATGGGCCGCGAGTATATCATCTTCAGGTTGACCCGGTGGCGGGCGAACGGCTCTAGGAACTTGTAGAGGCTGCCCGGCTCGTCGGGGAACGCCGCTATTATGCTCGTCCTCTCCGCGTTCTCCGGCTGGTCACGCCAGGCTAGCACTATGAACCTGGTGTAATTGGGGCCGTCCTCCAGCCCCTCGGCTATCACCTCCAGGCCGTACGCCTCGGCCGCGCGGCTGCTACAGACGCAGAGAGCACCCTCCTCGGCTGCCCGGCGGGCCGCATGGCTCGTGCTAGGCGTGGGGACAAGCTCGGCCCCGGGTGCCAGCTTCTCTAGGCTCCGCGCCGCCTCACGCAGCGCGTGAGGGTGGCCGTAGACCTTTCCTGCGCCTCTGCGGCCCGCGAGGACCAGGGTTATCCTCATCTCCAGGGCCGCGTACACGTGGAGCATGGTAGTGGCGAGGTTGTCTAGGGTCTCGCCGACAGGGCCCTCGAGGCTGTTCTCCACCGGGGCCACACCGTAGTCTGCATCGTAGCTCTCTACCAGCTGGAACACCCTGGTTATGCTGCTGCAGGGAACCAGCTCCGCCCCGGGGAACAGCTTCTCGGCCGCCATGTGTGTGAAGCTGTGCTCCGGGCCTAGGAAGGCGACGCGAACAATCACTCCCACCCCCTAGCCCAACTCACGCTATGCGCAGCTACCCGGGGCCGGCCTCTATAACTGCTGCCCGGGGGCCGTGGCACCGGCTGACCACGGTCTATCGGAAAAGGTTTAGCCTGGCGAGACTATTCTTCGGGCATCCAGGTGCAGCAGCCATGCAGACCAATGGGAAGAACACGACCGGCAGTAGTGAGCCAGAGAGGCACGACGTAGTCATAGTGGGCGCTGGTATAGCGGGGCTTACTGCTGCCCTCTACCTCGCGCGGCAGGGTGTAGACGTGCTGGTCGTGAGCAGGGACTTGGGCGGCCAGCTCCTCCAGGCGCCACTGATAGAGAACTATCCGGGCATAGAGGCCATCAAGGGAGTCGACCTGGCAATGCGGGTAGAGAGGCAGGCCAAGACATTCGGCGCCAAGGTGAGGTACGGCGAACAGATAATCCGGGTAGAGAGGCTAGACGACGGCACCTTCCTGCTGGAGAGCAGCCGGGGCCGCCGCTACCACGCCGAGGTCGTGATACTCGCGTTCGGCAAGACCCCGAAGAGGATGGGTGTACCGGGCGAGGACGAGTACGACGGCCGCGGCGTGAGCTACTGCACTATCTGCGACGGGCCCCTCTACCGGGGCAGAAACACGGCCGTCGTGGGCATAGGCGACCAGGGCCTGGAGGCCGTTGCGCTACTAGCTGGGCTATGCCCCCGGGTTTACTACGTCACACCCACCAAGCTCTTCGGCGACCCCGACCTCGTAGCCAGGGTCCGTGGAGCAGAGAACGTGGACATCCTGGAGAACCACGAGCCCGTACGCGTCCTGGGCGATGGGCGCCGCGTCACAGGGCTAG
The window above is part of the Pyrodictium abyssi genome. Proteins encoded here:
- a CDS encoding 7-carboxy-7-deazaguanine synthase QueE, translating into MSRSARPPSSASSTSPRLRVVEVFASLQGEGPFTGSRSVFIRLAGCDLRCPFCDTVYSLDPRAGRPVDVEELARVVEEERPSLVVVTGGEPLLQRRGVNELARLLAGRGYRVQLETNGTLPAPEPGEPLYQVYHVVSPKDVPVAVEGARLHPSWVEASRSTGRVWFKFLASSEEHVEAVARYVEEKGIPWERVYVMPLTREGMSPEELLGLHRRVARLALDHGFNFSPRLHLLLGLR
- a CDS encoding prephenate dehydratase, with protein sequence MGVIVRVAFLGPEHSFTHMAAEKLFPGAELVPCSSITRVFQLVESYDADYGVAPVENSLEGPVGETLDNLATTMLHVYAALEMRITLVLAGRRGAGKVYGHPHALREAARSLEKLAPGAELVPTPSTSHAARRAAEEGALCVCSSRAAEAYGLEVIAEGLEDGPNYTRFIVLAWRDQPENAERTSIIAAFPDEPGSLYKFLEPFARHRVNLKMIYSRPIQGKPWHYNFYIDLEGSRLDNRVAEALEEAKARSLFLHVLGSYPVYRG
- a CDS encoding NAD(P)/FAD-dependent oxidoreductase; protein product: MQTNGKNTTGSSEPERHDVVIVGAGIAGLTAALYLARQGVDVLVVSRDLGGQLLQAPLIENYPGIEAIKGVDLAMRVERQAKTFGAKVRYGEQIIRVERLDDGTFLLESSRGRRYHAEVVILAFGKTPKRMGVPGEDEYDGRGVSYCTICDGPLYRGRNTAVVGIGDQGLEAVALLAGLCPRVYYVTPTKLFGDPDLVARVRGAENVDILENHEPVRVLGDGRRVTGLVVRDKKTGEEKTLEVDGVFVELGYEAKTEFVKHLVDLNENGEIITDKMGRTKTPGLFAAGDVTDIPFKQAVISAGDAAKAALAAFNYLQKRRGKSVEIRGDWKKTGAVKPKTQLRLGLKKRKG